From a single Lentisphaera profundi genomic region:
- a CDS encoding AAA family ATPase, whose translation MIRKISIENFFSIKNELVLDFKLSKRVPDLEAFYKNEMGERYPKILAFFGHNAAGKTNILRALSFLKFFALGAVEMNKGGNAPFEPYLFDEESADQSTKFKLEFSIGEEVFSYILELNQSEVLLEVLKTKRSTYFKREGEKISGRLKMVKKLIGFIAEDVSVLTFCYKNKLQDPELEPVLNFFEDLSTNINPVGNEDLVNKTFRVNAIVKARLELKKRIVDFLKRASLGISDLRFKDKEIMCQGELKKRSCAYVYHRVNGEEKELLMTQESKGVQYLYLMLFEIFRALESGGTVIIDEVNAHLHAHVIKEFLDLFNDSESNPHGAQLILSGHADYIMNYLEKEQIILCEKNEFCVTEAFLLKDLKGLRRQDNIRDLYNAGAYGGIALEL comes from the coding sequence ATGATTCGCAAGATTTCGATTGAAAACTTTTTCAGTATAAAAAATGAGCTCGTGTTGGACTTTAAATTGTCTAAACGAGTACCTGATTTAGAGGCTTTTTATAAGAATGAAATGGGTGAGCGCTATCCGAAAATACTGGCATTTTTTGGTCACAATGCGGCGGGGAAAACAAACATTCTGAGAGCGCTATCTTTTCTGAAGTTTTTTGCTTTGGGTGCAGTAGAGATGAATAAAGGAGGAAACGCTCCCTTTGAACCTTACCTTTTTGATGAAGAGAGTGCGGATCAGTCCACTAAGTTTAAATTAGAATTTAGTATTGGTGAGGAAGTTTTTAGCTACATACTCGAACTCAATCAATCGGAAGTTTTACTAGAAGTTCTCAAAACAAAGCGAAGCACTTATTTTAAGCGTGAAGGGGAAAAAATAAGTGGTCGTTTGAAAATGGTGAAGAAGCTGATTGGCTTTATTGCCGAAGACGTTTCCGTTTTGACCTTTTGCTATAAAAATAAATTGCAGGACCCTGAATTGGAGCCAGTACTCAACTTTTTTGAAGACTTATCGACCAATATAAACCCTGTGGGAAATGAAGATTTAGTCAATAAAACTTTCCGAGTGAATGCCATTGTGAAAGCTCGTCTTGAGTTAAAAAAGCGAATTGTAGACTTTCTTAAACGGGCAAGCTTAGGTATTAGTGACCTGCGTTTTAAAGATAAAGAAATAATGTGTCAGGGTGAACTCAAAAAAAGAAGCTGTGCCTATGTCTACCATAGGGTGAATGGCGAAGAAAAAGAGCTTTTGATGACTCAAGAATCCAAAGGTGTCCAGTATTTATACCTGATGCTTTTTGAGATTTTCAGGGCCTTGGAAAGTGGAGGCACGGTCATTATTGATGAGGTTAACGCACATTTACATGCTCATGTGATTAAGGAATTCCTAGACTTATTTAATGATAGCGAAAGTAATCCTCATGGAGCTCAGTTGATTTTGTCTGGTCATGCTGATTATATCATGAATTACTTGGAGAAGGAGCAAATTATTCTTTGTGAAAAAAATGAATTTTGTGTGACGGAAGCTTTTTTACTGAAGGATCTTAAAGGCCTTCGTAGGCAGGATAATATTCGCGACCTGTATAATGCTGGAGCCTACGGCGGAATCGCCTTGGAACTTTAA
- a CDS encoding DUF1456 family protein, which produces MTFNDVLRRLRFTLHINNEAIIDLCAKGGKELLPAKLDQYLKREDEEEYEECSAEDGSAFLDGLIIWKRGPSDGAPKAKGKVVLDNNIILRKLRIAFELRDTDMLRVLELAEMQISKSELSAFFRTPKHRNYMEVQSQLLRRFMVGLDKYLRL; this is translated from the coding sequence ATGACTTTTAATGATGTCTTACGTCGTTTGCGCTTTACGCTACATATTAATAATGAAGCTATTATCGACCTCTGTGCAAAGGGTGGCAAAGAGCTTCTTCCTGCAAAATTAGATCAATATTTAAAACGTGAAGATGAAGAAGAATACGAAGAATGTTCAGCCGAAGATGGATCCGCCTTTTTAGATGGCCTCATTATTTGGAAGCGAGGGCCTAGTGATGGTGCTCCTAAAGCTAAGGGCAAGGTTGTCTTGGATAACAATATAATTTTGCGTAAATTGCGTATTGCCTTTGAATTGCGTGATACAGATATGTTAAGAGTTTTAGAGTTAGCCGAGATGCAGATTTCCAAATCTGAACTCAGTGCATTTTTCCGTACTCCTAAGCATCGTAATTACATGGAAGTCCAAAGCCAGTTGTTACGTCGTTTTATGGTGGGCTTAGATAAATACCTGAGACTTTAG
- the guaA gene encoding glutamine-hydrolyzing GMP synthase — protein sequence MDKIGVLDFGGQYAHLIANRVRRMGVYSEIVSPTAELSTLSSYKGLIFSGGPSSVYAAKSPSFNKDILNFNGPILGICYGHQLICHILGGEVKPGTVKEYGIARVAKSFDSPLYKGLSDSEVMWMSHGDSVAQIPDGFEITASTPDCPVASVQNLEKKIFGLQFHPEVTHSKSGLALMKNFLKECGCTFDWDIKAFMQASIDNIRHEFAGKKVFLLVSGGVDSNVAFALLNKALGDENVYGLHVDNGLMRKDESAWVKEELKLAGFENFHVVDAGETFLKNLAGVSEPQAKRIIIGDTFLDVKCEAVEESHLVDDTWLLGQGTIYPDTIESGGTENSHLIKTHHNRVDRIQELINQGKVIEPLAELYKDEVRELGELLGLPHKLVWRHPFPGPGLGVRILCSDTEETDDYSAAEARINTFLEKFNVTGRILPVKSVGVQGDARTYAHPCVITGEADWEVLEEISTSLTNRFPEVNRVIYNVGGDDWSGDILLKKCDTSKDRLDRLREADQVVTDYLFEKGLYESIWQMPVALIPVGRNKGGESLVLRPINSTEAMTASFSRIPQNQLQEMISEIRKKADFDGIFYDVTNKPPGTIEWE from the coding sequence ATGGATAAAATCGGTGTCTTGGATTTTGGTGGACAATATGCCCACTTAATCGCCAACCGCGTTCGTCGAATGGGTGTTTACTCAGAAATCGTTTCCCCTACTGCAGAACTCAGTACACTAAGTTCTTATAAGGGTCTCATTTTTTCTGGTGGCCCTTCAAGTGTTTATGCAGCAAAATCTCCTTCTTTCAACAAGGACATACTCAATTTCAATGGCCCAATCTTAGGTATTTGCTACGGTCATCAACTCATCTGCCATATTTTAGGCGGAGAAGTAAAACCCGGAACCGTCAAAGAATACGGAATTGCACGCGTTGCAAAATCTTTTGACTCACCACTCTATAAGGGTCTTAGCGATTCCGAAGTCATGTGGATGAGTCACGGCGACTCTGTGGCACAAATCCCTGATGGTTTCGAAATCACGGCCTCCACTCCTGACTGTCCTGTGGCCTCTGTACAAAATCTTGAAAAGAAAATTTTCGGCCTCCAATTTCACCCAGAAGTTACCCACTCCAAGAGCGGCCTTGCCCTCATGAAAAACTTTCTCAAAGAATGTGGATGTACTTTCGATTGGGATATCAAAGCCTTCATGCAAGCGAGTATCGATAATATCCGTCACGAATTTGCTGGTAAAAAAGTTTTCTTACTCGTAAGTGGTGGCGTCGACTCAAATGTCGCATTTGCACTTCTCAACAAAGCTTTAGGCGATGAAAACGTGTATGGCCTTCATGTCGATAATGGCCTCATGCGTAAAGATGAATCCGCTTGGGTTAAAGAAGAACTCAAACTTGCTGGTTTCGAAAATTTCCACGTTGTTGATGCTGGTGAAACTTTCCTCAAAAATCTTGCCGGCGTAAGTGAGCCACAAGCTAAACGTATCATCATTGGTGATACTTTCCTCGATGTGAAATGTGAAGCTGTCGAAGAATCTCATTTAGTTGACGATACCTGGCTCCTTGGCCAAGGCACAATTTATCCTGATACAATTGAATCTGGTGGAACTGAAAACTCTCACCTCATCAAAACTCACCACAATCGTGTTGACCGTATCCAAGAACTCATTAATCAGGGTAAAGTTATTGAGCCACTTGCTGAACTTTATAAAGATGAAGTTCGCGAACTCGGCGAACTGCTTGGTCTTCCTCACAAACTCGTATGGCGTCACCCCTTCCCTGGTCCTGGCCTAGGTGTACGTATCCTCTGTTCTGATACTGAAGAAACTGATGATTACTCAGCTGCTGAAGCACGCATCAATACTTTCCTTGAGAAATTTAATGTTACTGGCCGCATCCTTCCGGTGAAAAGTGTTGGTGTCCAAGGCGACGCTAGAACTTATGCTCACCCCTGTGTTATCACTGGCGAAGCTGATTGGGAAGTGCTCGAAGAAATCTCGACGTCACTTACTAACCGCTTTCCAGAAGTCAACCGCGTTATTTATAACGTCGGTGGCGATGATTGGTCTGGCGATATCCTTCTTAAGAAATGTGATACGAGTAAAGACCGTCTTGATCGCCTACGTGAAGCCGATCAAGTCGTGACTGATTACCTTTTCGAGAAAGGTCTTTATGAAAGCATTTGGCAAATGCCTGTTGCGCTCATTCCAGTTGGACGTAATAAGGGTGGTGAATCTTTAGTACTTCGCCCCATTAACTCCACTGAAGCAATGACCGCTAGCTTCTCGCGCATTCCGCAAAATCAACTCCAAGAGATGATTAGCGAAATTCGCAAAAAAGCAGATTTTGATGGCATCTTCTATGATGTCACCAATAAGCCTCCTGGCACTATTGAATGGGAATAG